In a single window of the Paramisgurnus dabryanus chromosome 23, PD_genome_1.1, whole genome shotgun sequence genome:
- the LOC135768240 gene encoding transmembrane protein 248 has protein sequence MVHLRPVSNLRDQLSQHPPVVVFFLCILILSITFVSFGLYSRYHDIKNPDISLDWNQVLGSIAGFSFCTHLNDTDAHLEEDSPRMVEHADTITTNVSMNTSHVSLLVPLVITGEIRSDSVISTTMLGSQLGMKGDAANTTVNITLHLHSGVSNNQTGPQLTCLQLTALTHVLPQTPSPPECSLVENVDDTTSPVRAVAIETYKHDSPHCFNMKFAEDPSLTVMLTQEEKAVCRYHLLLVSISLLVFCILMSFCGTFSSSKSHSYQANDLQKDTLLSP, from the exons ATGGTTCATTTGAGGCCTGTATCTAACCTGAGAGATCAGCTGTCTCAACATCCTCCTGTGGTTGTGTTTTTCTTGTGCATACTGATTCTCTCTATAACTTTTGTTAGTTTTGGGCTTTACTCTCGGTATCACGATATAAAGAACCCTGATATAAGTTTA GACTGGAACCAGGTTTTGGGTTCTATTGCTGGTTTCAGTTTCTGCACACATTTAAATGATACAGATGCACATCTGGAGGAAGACTCTCCCCGTATGGTGGAGCACGCAGACACGATTACAACTAACGTTTCCATGAACACTTCTCATGTTTCCTTATTGGTTCCTCTGGTGATAACAGGAGAAATCCGATCTGATAGTGTCATCAGTACTACAATGTTGGGCAGCCAGTTGGGCATGAAAG GAGATGCAGCCAATACAACAGTGAACATTACACTTCACCTGCACAGTGGTGTTTCCAACAACCAAACTGGACCACAGCTGACCTGTCTACAGCTCACCGCTCTCACACATGTTCTTCCTCAGACTCC GTCACCCCCAGAATGCTCATTGGTGGAGAACGTAGATGATACCACATCACCTGTTAGGGCTGTTGCCATCGAAACATATAAGCATGATTCCCCACACTGTTTCAATATGAAGTTCGCAGAAGATCCAAGCCTGACCGTCATGCTTACACAG GAGGAAAAAGCTGTGTGTAGGTATCACCTTTTGTTGGTCAGCATTTCGCTGCTGGTTTTCTGCATCCTGATGAGTTTCTGTGGAACATTCTCTTCATCAAAATCTCATTCTTACCAGGCGAATGATCTCCAAAAG GATACGCTGCTGAGTCCATGA